One window from the genome of Paracoccus marcusii encodes:
- a CDS encoding gamma carbonic anhydrase family protein, whose translation MIWSLDGITPQIDPQAWVAPDAQVMGRIVLAPGASVWFGAVLRGDTEVIEVGQGSNVQDLCVLHTDPGHPLVIGADCTIGHRAILHGCRIGDGALIGMGATVLNGAVIGAGALIGAGALIPEGKVIPDGALVMGAPGRVVRMLDAEAQAGLRASAARYRDNAARFRAGLSPAGD comes from the coding sequence ATGATCTGGTCGCTGGACGGGATCACGCCGCAGATCGACCCGCAGGCCTGGGTCGCGCCGGACGCGCAGGTGATGGGGCGGATCGTGCTGGCGCCGGGCGCCTCGGTCTGGTTCGGGGCGGTTCTGCGCGGTGATACCGAGGTGATCGAGGTGGGGCAGGGCAGCAATGTCCAGGACCTGTGCGTGCTGCACACCGATCCGGGCCACCCGCTGGTGATCGGGGCCGACTGCACGATCGGGCACCGTGCGATCCTGCACGGGTGCCGGATCGGCGACGGTGCGCTGATCGGCATGGGAGCGACGGTGCTGAACGGGGCGGTCATCGGCGCGGGTGCGCTGATCGGGGCAGGGGCGCTGATCCCCGAGGGCAAGGTGATCCCCGACGGCGCGCTGGTCATGGGCGCCCCGGGCCGCGTCGTCCGGATGCTGGACGCCGAGGCGCAGGCGGGGCTGCGGGCATCCGCGGCGCGGTACCGGGACAACGCGGCGCGGTTCCGGGCCGGGCTGTCGCCGGCGGGGGACTGA